The genomic region TTGTGAAACATTTACTACAGTTTAATATTGCTGGAACTTAAAGCTACTGTAAAGGCTAATACTTCTACATCAGGTCATGTTTGCTTTCACTTGACCAGGTTTGGAAAAACATATCAGATATTCGTTGCTTTTTAACTATGGGAAGACACACATAATACGTTTATGTATTCACGGTACACGTCCCAGTTCTCCATTgacgaaattattttgtgtttgcaacCTCACACTTGCTTACAGTATCGTATATGCATTCTTTCATTCTGAACACAGTCACTATTTGTAACCTCCATACTTCACAACCATAGCTTACAATAGATTCAAAAAGTTTATTCAAAAGCTCAAGTCTATAATTAACTGATATATCTGGGTATTTAACTAAATTTGCTTTTAGCTTGTAAATAACTTTTAAGACCCTGTCCTGGGAGAGCATCATACGTTAATGAAAAAAGAACCACAGTGGTTAACTTTGTACAAGTTtagaatgtcattattttgttaacttatacTAGTATTGTTAATAAAGTGTTAAAAACAGAACACACACTGTTGTCACTGAtgtaaataaaagaaatcatGGTCTTAAAACATTGCAAGAAATATTTGTATATACTTTGCTAGTACAGTTgcttgcatatttaatacattgacaaacatgtatatgtattcaaTATATGCTTTCAActgaattattataaaataaaatatataagtatatagtaAAACTAATAATTTGACGACATAACAAAATATAgcctttaaataatgaaaaacgCAATGCAAGACATTTAATTACACAAGGAGTCGTGTAACGGATTTAAAACATGTAGTGAATAGTCTAGTGACGTCTTTAGTTAACAGAAAATGTTATAATTCCAAGCACACGAATTATGTTACAGGGGTGTGTACACGAGCAAAGTGGGAAGTTAGCTGCCAATAcgctttattataattattaattttggGTAAATTCACATGCCAATAATGTCCTTGctgtatatatacacacataaacTGGCCCTTCGTATGTGATTTTAGCCAGGTCATTAATATAAACAGTTTATGCACATAAGTTGAGTTACCGTTACATTCTGACTATTCTACAGTGTTAACTATGTTTCACAGTAACCATATAAGAATACTTGACCGACCACAATCACATTCAAACTTGGCaaatatataattcaaacaaGTTTACCACAATGTTGGTTTAAATCAAATGggcaaaatgtttttaaaaaaaggttGAGGAAAACAAAACGATCTAATGGTCACATAGCAAACTTCGTGCCTTGCAGTTtaagagaagatttttaaagttttcactttTATACTGTACAGGAAACACGTTACAACACGGTGGAGGCAATTTTGAATCAGGGGCACCATTTGAACATACTTTGTTGAAAACAACCATGCCATGTATCATGCTGGGCaccatttgaacaaacttggatgAAAACAACCATGCCATGTATCATGCTAACTACCAAACCCTTGTGCATAGGGGTTTCAGTGATTTTTGTCAGTTTTACTACATATATGGAACACAGGTTACATCCATGAGCCAGTTGTGAACAAACTTAGTACAGAAGCTCAATTTATGTTAGATGCAAATACCAAAACTCTGGGTCTTATAGTTTCAGAGAGAAAGATTTTTCAAGTGTTCAGTATATACATACTATGGAAACAAAATAGATGCAGGACAAggcttttaaagtttttattacaggggcatgattttaacaaacttggtagaggaacaCAATATAATTTAACTTTCAAATGTTAAACCTTCATGGCTTATAGTTTAAGATTGTTTAGCTACTGTATCTTACTATACAAGTTTATATCACAAGAAGCCCTAACACTTCTTTTATCAGAGATTTGTGATATTTTCCTGTTTTAGATATTTCTTCAATTATGTATCCTCATGAACATCTACAATTTACCACTCGTGTTAGATGCAgaaccacactcctcacacttgtacagcCATTCTCGTGAATGTACCCTCATGCGTGTCTTCAAGTGACCACTCTTCTTTCATGCATAACCACAACTGACACTTGTTTCTCTCTTGAATGTATCATCAAGTGTTTTTTCACGAGACTactatgtttaaatgaaaagcCACACACATCCCACTTGAACGGTCTCTCTTCTGTATGTATCTTCATGTGTTGTCAATGTACCACTTGactatgtttaaatgctttaccacACTGTGGTCCACACACCTCACATTTGTACAGTCTCtcttctgtatgtatcctcatgtgtttcttcaagtcAGAACTCTGGTTACAAGCATAGCCACACgcctcacacttgtacagtctctctcCTGAATGTATTCTCATATGTGTATTCAAGGTTATACTCTGGTTACAAGCATAACCACAATCCTCACACTTGGACAGTCACTCTGCTAAATGTATCCTTATGTGTGTCTTCAAAGTACTTTTCTGgatacatgcataaccacactcctAAAATgtgtacggtctttctcctgtatgtatccgcATGTGTGTCCTCAAGGTACTACTCTGGTTACATGTAAAGCCACACTCCTCCCACTTGTACAGTCTCTCTTctgaatgtatcctcatgtgtctcttaAAGTCAGAAATCTGGTTACATGCATTACCACACTCCTCACGCTTGTACAGTCTCTctcctgaatgtatcctcatgtgtctcttcaagtcAGAATtctggttacatgcataaccacacttctcacacttgtacagtctctaTCCTGAATGTATCTTCATGTGCGTCTTCAGGGTACTactctggttacatgcataaccacacacctcccACTTGTACAGTCTCTATCCTGAATGTAtccctcatgtgtgtcttcaaagtTGTACTatggttacatgcataaccacactcctcacacttgtcaTGGTCTCTCTCCTGagtgtatcctcatgtgtgtcttcaaggtactACTCTGGTTACAAGcataaccacactcctcacacttgtacagtctctctcctgaatgtatcctcatgtgtttcttcaagtcACCACTTTTGTCACAAGCATAGCCACACTCCTCGcacttgtacagtctctctcctgaatgtatcctcatgtgtttcttAAAGTCAGAACTCTGGTTACAAGCATAACCACATTCCTCACACATGTACGGTCTCTCTTCTGtgtgtatcctcatgtgtttcttcaagtcaccactttactaacatgcataaCCAAtctcctcacacttgtatggtctctTTCCTGAATGTATCCTCGTGTGTTTCTTTAAGTCATAactctggttacatgcataaccacactcctcacactcGTACGGTCTCTCTCCTATATGTATCcgcatgtgtctcttcaagtcATAACTCCGGTTACATGCATACCCACACTtctcacacttgtatggtctttctcctgtatgtatcctcatgtgtgtcttcaaggtactACTCTGGTTAAATGcataaccacactcctcacacttgtacagtctctctcttgagtgtatcctcatgtgtatctTCAATGTACTACTATGTTTCAATGctttaccacacacctcacacttgtacggtctctcttctgtatgtatcctcatgtgtttcttAAAGTGACCactgtctttatttaaataactgCTCAGCAGGTTTTtttatgtatcctcatgtgtgtcttcaagtgaccactctgtttaaatgctttaccacacacctcacacttgtacattctctctcctgaatgtatcctcatgtgtgtttTTAAGTCATAACTCCTGTTAAAAGCAtagccacactcctcacacttgtacagtctctctcctgaatgtatcctcatgtgtgtcttcaataTACTACTCTGGTTACAAGCAtagccacactcctcacacttgtacagtctctctcctgaatgtatcctcatgtgtgtcttcaatgtaCTACTCTGGTTACAAGTAtagccacactcctcacacttgtacggtctttctcctgaatgtatcctcatgtgtctcttcaagtgaTCACTCAGTTTAAATGCTttaccacactcctcacacttgtatggtctctcctgtatgtatcctcatgtgtgtcttcaagttatAACTCTTGTCACAAGCATAGCCACACTcatcacacttgtacggtctctctcctaCATGTATCCTCCTGTGTCTCTTTAAGTTACCACTCCTGTTACAAGCAtagccacactcctcacacttgtacagtctctctcctgtgtgtatcctcatgtgtctcttcaagtcATCACTCTTGTTAAAAGCATAGCCACACTCCTTACACTTGtatggtctctctcctgtatgtatcctcatgtgtctcttcaagtcACCACTCTTGTTAAAAGCATAGCCACACTCCTCACACatgtacggtctctctcctgtatgtgtccttatgtgtgtcttcaagtgatCACTCAGTTTAAATGCTTTAcgacactcctcacacttgtatggtctctctcctgaatgtatcctcatgtgtgtcttccaGTGATCTCTCAACTTAAATTCTttaccacactcctcacacttgtatggtctctctcctgaatgtatcctcatgtgtgtcttcaaattATAACTCGTGTCACAAGAATAACCACACTCCTTGCAtttgtacggtctctctcctgcATGTACACTCATGTGTTCCTTAAAGTTACCACTGTCTTTACTTGAATAACTGCTCAGCAGGTTTTTGGGTCCGATGAGGCCAAGTTCTCTGGCTAATTCATCTCTGTACCAGACCAGCAGCTCCTCACCTGAACCAatagaaatattaacaaattatttataaaacatctacaaatcttaaactttttttttcaacaaacacaGAATGTCTCAACTAGAACTTTGTTAAAAATGTGACTGATACCCCACATTTAtatcttaacaagagcaccgccttgcgggtgcagaccgctcatctattttctttttaaaggtgaagggactctcattttcaatcacaaaggagggaggagtggagtgaagaggggtgtatagtgtggggttgtggacatttattacattatcttccaaaaaagcgaaaaaaaaaaaaaaaaaaaaaaaaaatccggggggggaGGGGttggggggggcgatggggggggggggtttgggtgcgatggttggacggtatttcaaacataaccattttttaaaaaaaaatgggggggggtatagtgtgagggtgtggtggtaatttgtgagatgatctttaaaaaaaaaaaaaaaaaaaaaaaaaaaaaaaaaatagggggggggtggggtgggggggggggtatagtgtgagggtgtggtggtcatttgtgagatgatcttaaaaaaaaaaaaaaaaaaaaaaaaaaagggggggggagggggggaggggggagggggggaggggagggcacgggggatggtttgggtggagtctattgtggtatgtcaggtaagagtagtttcatcaaagtatcaatcaaatctaatcataaataaagaagttatggcaattttagcaaaatttaataatttgaccttgagagtcaaggtcattcaaaggtcaaagtaaaattaaagttgccaggtacagtaacctcatgatagcatgtaagtatttgaagtttgaaagcaatagccttgatacttaagaagtaaagtggatcgaaacacaaaatttaaccatatattaaaagttactaagtcaaaaaagggccataattccgtaacaatgacaaccagagttatgcaacttgtccttttactgtacccttatgatagtttgtgagtgttccaagtatgaaagcaatatctatgatactttaggggtaaagtggaccaaaacataaatcttaaccaaattttcaattttctaagtataaagggcccataattccgttcaaatgccagtcagagttacataactttgcctgcacggtccccttatgatagttcataaatcttgcaagtatgaaagcaatagctttgatactgtaggaataaagtggacctaaacacaaaacttaatcaaattttcaattttctaagtataaaaagggcacataattctgtcaaaatgccagtcagagttacattactttgcctgcacagtccccttatgatagttagtaagtgttgcaagtatgaaagcaatagctttaatgcttaaggaataaaatggacctaaacacaaaacttaaccaaaattgtcaattttctaagtataaaaagggcacataattctgtcaaaatgcatgccagagttatctaaatttgcctgcccagtcccctcatgatagtaagtaagtgtaccaagtttgaatgcaatagcattgatacttactgagaaaagtggaactaaacgcaaaacttaaccaaaattttcaattttttaagtataaaaagggcacataattctgtcaaaatgcacgccagagttatctaactttgcctgcccagtcccctcatgatagtaagtaagtgtaccaagtttgaatgcaatagcattgatactttctgagaaaagtggacctaaacgcaaaacttaaccggacgccgacgccaacgccaacgccaacgccaacgccaacgccaacgccgacgccgacgccaaggtgatgacaatagctcataattttttttcaaaaaatagatgagctaaaaatgtgtaaatGTGAATTGTATTACATACAAATTGTACGTTCTTCTTGTTGATCTCAACATATTCTATTTTTGATTCTAAGACTGAAATATAGGACAGGTTTTAATTCAAACTCAAAGTTTTggttatttatgtgtttttttgctatttccaaatgttaaataatttaaaggGAATGTTGGAGTAGAAAGGGAAGTTggtaaaacaaacattattttttcaagACTGTTTAGACGTATTGAGAAGCAGGTTTTTCAATTACTTAGATTGACCTTTTATTAATCGTTGTGTATATAATGACGTTTATTAGTTTTAcgactgaggctgcattatgcaaGGACCTGGAGTGTGTCTAAGGCAGCACTCagaatagactgatcccggaaaagcatgagtttagaaaaacccactaatcaccccggtacaaacaacgcttgtccattatatcaaccaatgatagcttcctttaaataataactgttgatacggtgtgtgattttgaaaggattataaatgggtcatgtttatttgtaccagcagattagtgggtttttccaaaaagttgcttttccgggatacatatattgggAAGACATTTGAATTAAAGCTGCAATGtccaactatttttttattaGTCTGAGGTATTCATATAGCTGTGTTGCGCTGTGGGGGAAATCAGAGAATCCGGAGAAAATAACACCTTTCTGGTATGGAGACAATCATACAAACTCCTACCCACGTACAGGAAATTGAACCCGTATAACCAAGTTGAGACTGCTCTAATCAGACAGATCCACATTGAACATTCATATCTTTAGTCATACAACAGGGGTATATACCTGGTGAAACTGGCTTCAATGTGCAGTAATAGATGCCTCCTTTGTACTGCAATCCTACAAGGTTCCGATCTGCATCCGTCATAGCACAGTTCACATATCTCATCCAGTTAGAGGTGGCTTTGTTCTGGGCATCCACAAAGTGACTCCCGTTGCCATCCTTATAGATCTGAAATGAATAGAATCTTACTATAAACAACCAACAGTAAATATGATTGATACACAAGAAAACCTGATACCCAATATGCTTGTTATAAAGAGCAACATAGATAGACCAAAGTACCAAACAATGCACTGATAAACTAAATAGCGGCAATggtcatacaatattttatacagCACAAACATACTTagtaaagtgtttgttttttttactttcattCATGTAAAATAGTACAG from Dreissena polymorpha isolate Duluth1 chromosome 5, UMN_Dpol_1.0, whole genome shotgun sequence harbors:
- the LOC127882127 gene encoding LOW QUALITY PROTEIN: histone-lysine N-methyltransferase PRDM9-like (The sequence of the model RefSeq protein was modified relative to this genomic sequence to represent the inferred CDS: inserted 2 bases in 1 codon), which translates into the protein MRKRKTESNTWESDLKSKCTIRKDFDSKTQTSVNTISARVSQETLNSDQTIADLNSVCVKIETDEWTAWYTPASDFYSVCAKSEQDLWEERHPDCNKQDGFTSECVKSEQTECEVLRQDVARQACFNSVCVNKNATSNSNAQDELHSVCGATQQSLNPITDQGYITTYDVNNECGIAKQYIKTGTDNGNTTANDHNALCDHTYILYSKTPENQAKLADLNSVYLTRQEIELSNVDEYYAKSAVGGWTIQMDQYSNLNVPRHSNSEKDGENAVTRTASPFLEPAKNKLEEKGDHVKKRTKKKRSPEKDKTYRLQERILASCMNLEPCDNDHFLYCGECNKEFEGDCPVHGPYNYIQDKEVPEEDPLKAEHTLPDCLEIKTSKIAGAGLGVFSKEELESRIMFGPYGADIITDNHKSGYCWQRKIYKDGNGSHFVDAQNKATSNWMRYVNCAMTDADRNLVGLQYKGGIYYCTLKPVSPGEELLVWYRDELARELGLIGPKNLLSSYSSKDSGNFKEHMSVHAGERPYKCKECGYSCDTSYNLKTHMRIHSGERPYKCEECGKEFKLRDHWKTHMRIHSGERPYKCEECRKAFKLSDHLKTHIRTHTGERPYMCEECGYAFNKSGDLKRHMRIHTGERPYKCKECGYAFNKSDDLKRHMRIHTGERLYKCEECGYACNRSGNLKRHRRIHVGERPYKCDECGYACDKSYNLKTHMRIHTGETXYKCEECGKAFKLSDHLKRHMRIHSGERPYKCEECGYTCNQSSTLKTHMRIHSGERLYKCEECGYACNQSSILKTHMRIHSGERLYKCEECGYAFNRSYDLKTHMRIHSGERMYKCEVCGKAFKQSGHLKTHMRIHKKTC